GTGCAGTCGCCCAAACCGTCCAGGCAGATGCCGTCCAGCAGGTTCGCGTCGGACGACTCGATGTCGTCCCGGTCGCTGTTCACCACGAAGCCGGCCGCCCGGGCCGTCTTCGCACCCGCCCCGAGCAGGAGCGCCACCAAAACAACCGCCCCAAGAACCGCACACCACGAATTACGACTCATGACGTCACCCGGTGTTTTGTGAGTGTGAATTCAAAGCACTGCTCGCCCAAGGACGGTCACGAAAAGCCCGTGTATTTGGAACCGTATCGACTTGACGCGCGCTAAGCTTGCATCTCGTCAGTCAATGCGAAGGACAGCCCTTATCCGGCTGCTTTTGTTATCCGTGATTCGAGCACGTAGGCCGTCGCCTGCAACCGAACCCGGCCAGGGAAGGTATTTGAATAAAAGTTGTCTCATCAGACACTTGGGTCTATTTTCCTTGCAGAAAAGCCTTGTGTCAAGTGAGAAAACGGTGTTTGTGCTGCAAAAGGGAATTCTCCGTACACAGGGTGACTGTGACCAAAGGGTGCGGTTCACGGGGAACGCATTGTGAACCCCATATCATCACTATGCCCGTTCGGATCGCAATCCCGCTAGTTGTTGACGTTCTTTGCCTTTTCGAGGTAAAGACAGCGAGTCTATGGAACCTCTACTCCGCGCGCATGAACTTACCAAAGTGTATCGGGTCTACAAGAACCCGAAACACCGCATCAAGGAAATCATCTTCCGGCGGCCTTATCACGAGCCCGTTCTGGCGCTGGACCATGTAAGCCTCGAAGTCCTGCCCGGCTCCGCCCTTGGTGTCATCGGTGAAAACGGCGCGGGGAAAAGCACGCTTTTGAGCATCCTCGCCGGCGTGCTCCGCCCGACGGGCGGCACGGTCGAGCGTTCAGGGAAAGTGGCTTCCATCCTGGATCTCGGCGGAGGTTTTCACAAAGAATTCAGTGGCAGACAGAATATTCAGATGAGCGGGGCCATGCTGGGATTGAGCCAGAAACAGGTGGAAGCCAGCATTGACCAGGTCATCGATTTCGCTGAACTGCATCATTTTATAGATAAGCCTCTGAAAACGTACTCGTCGGGCATGCATATCCGCCTGGCGTTTTCAGTGGCCATCAATGTGCATCCCGAGATTCTCATCATCGACGAAGTGCTGGCTGTCGGGGATGCCTACTTTCAGAAGAAGTGCATAGACCACCTGTCCAATTACTTGAAATCGGGCGGCGCCATCGTCTTCTGTTCCCACTCCATGTACACGGTGGCTCAATTCTGCCGGAACGCCATCTGGTTAAAGGAAGGCCGGGTTCGGGCCGCCGGACCTTCAGGGGAAGTGATCGCAGCCTACGAGAACTACGTGCGTGAAAAAGATCAGCGAAAGTCCACGCACCTGCATTTCAGGGAAGACAAGACCCCATCGGAAGCGCCAAAGGCGGGAGCGTCCCCTGCCTGGATCGACGAGTGCTCCCTGAACGGCGCCAAAGACTCCGAACCTACGATTTGCCGTTTCGGCGAATCCCTCGTGATTCGCGCCCGTTTCAAGACAAACCGGCCGGCATGGAAATTTCACGCCGGCGTGGCCATCGATCGAAACGATCATCTCAACTGCTATGCCACGAGCACCCTCACCGACCGGCTACCGTTTTTGTCCGGTAAGGATTCCTTCGATATCGAGTTCTTCGTACCTCAGTTGCCGTTCCTGAGAGGCAACTATCTACTCAAACTGTTCATACTGGATGAATCCGGCATTCAGGTGCTCGATTCGAAAACCTTCCCTTTCAGCGTGGTATCGGAAGATCACCCCTGGGGCGTTTGCTATGTGCCCCATGAATGGCGCTTCGAGAGAGATTAGGGATTGGAGGGACGTGAAAACCGTTTCCGTGATCATTGTGAACTACAACGCGGCCACATGGATACGCGAAGCGGTATCGTCCGTCCGGCGCCAGGAAACGCCGCAGCTCCGTGTCGAGGTTATTGTAGCGGACAATGCCTCTCGTCCCGAGGATCGCGGGCTTCTTCAAACGATTCCCGGCATACGGCTTCTGCTCTTTGACAGCAACCAGGGGTTTTCCCGAGCCAATAACCAAGCCCTTGAACAGGCCCACGGCCAATACGTTTTTTTCCTCAATCCCGATACCCTGGTGTTGCCCGGAGCCATTGGAACATTGTCGCAATACCTGGACCGGCATCCGGACACCGGAGCGGTCGGGCCTCGCGTCTGGTGGGACACGGGAAAAACACTGGAAATACCTCCTACACAGCCGCTCACACCCGGATTCGAACTGGCCATGGCCCTGGCCGGACGATTCCCGTTTGTCCGGGAATCGTTCAGAAAACGGTCCACCCGGGGCCATCTGACCTATTGGCTGGCCCGTGCCCCCGTGGAAACTCGAGGCCTGGCGGGCGCCAATATTTTCACCCGAAAAGAGATTCTCGAACGCGTCGGCCCTTTCGACGACGCCACCTTTTTCTTATACTTCGAAGACGCGGACTGGTGCCTG
The Deltaproteobacteria bacterium genome window above contains:
- a CDS encoding ABC transporter ATP-binding protein, which encodes MEPLLRAHELTKVYRVYKNPKHRIKEIIFRRPYHEPVLALDHVSLEVLPGSALGVIGENGAGKSTLLSILAGVLRPTGGTVERSGKVASILDLGGGFHKEFSGRQNIQMSGAMLGLSQKQVEASIDQVIDFAELHHFIDKPLKTYSSGMHIRLAFSVAINVHPEILIIDEVLAVGDAYFQKKCIDHLSNYLKSGGAIVFCSHSMYTVAQFCRNAIWLKEGRVRAAGPSGEVIAAYENYVREKDQRKSTHLHFREDKTPSEAPKAGASPAWIDECSLNGAKDSEPTICRFGESLVIRARFKTNRPAWKFHAGVAIDRNDHLNCYATSTLTDRLPFLSGKDSFDIEFFVPQLPFLRGNYLLKLFILDESGIQVLDSKTFPFSVVSEDHPWGVCYVPHEWRFERD
- a CDS encoding glycosyltransferase family 2 protein, which produces MKTVSVIIVNYNAATWIREAVSSVRRQETPQLRVEVIVADNASRPEDRGLLQTIPGIRLLLFDSNQGFSRANNQALEQAHGQYVFFLNPDTLVLPGAIGTLSQYLDRHPDTGAVGPRVWWDTGKTLEIPPTQPLTPGFELAMALAGRFPFVRESFRKRSTRGHLTYWLARAPVETRGLAGANIFTRKEILERVGPFDDATFFLYFEDADWCLRVAQAGYGIAYEPRAEIVHFYNQSAKQEQERAIDLMTASKDKFFRKHYGDASTAWKRRLCRWLQSGGPGHTESGFHQLDGVSPDTRFEAPSGAGNTGFLFQISVSPLMFPAAGAISASPSFRLPPEVFESLGRGAYYAQIVNLTDHRVLGSWQWRKM